A single window of Bacteroidia bacterium DNA harbors:
- the carB gene encoding carbamoyl-phosphate synthase large subunit: VAPCMTLSDTTFQHMRDLAIKMMRNIGNFAGGCNVQFAVEPETEEIIAIEINPRVSRSSALASKATGYPIAKIAAKLAIGYTLDELKNQITKTTSAFFEPTLDYVIVKIPRWNFDKFKGTDTRLGLQMKSVGEVMAIGRNFQEAVQKACQSLEIKRNGLGADGKDLTDQNKLLDSLKNASWNRIWHIRDAMFLGIPFKTIQNLTKIDPWFLSQIEDLVKTEKEIERYHLGNIPKELLLEAKKKGFADRQIAHLLRCLESEVFNKRQELGIKRVYKLVDTCAAEFEAQTPYYYSTFDSENESIRSDKKKIVVLGSGPNRIGQGIEFDYSCVHGVLAAKECGYETIMINCNPETVSTDFDIADKLYFEPIFWEHIFDIISHEKPEGVIVQLGGQTALKLAEKLHRHGIKIIGTDFQSLDLAEDRGSFSSLLRDLNIPYPKFGVIKNAEQALELAKELGYPLLVRPSYVLGGQSMKIVINDTELEQHVVNILRDIPDNKVLLDHFLERAIEAESDAICDGENVHIIGIMEHIEPAGIHSGDSYAVLPPFDLSENVMNQIETYTKKIAVALKTVGLINIQFAIKDEKVYVIEANPRASRTVPFIAKAYDEPYVNYAAKVMLGAKKVSDINFNPRKKGYAIKIPVFSYEKFSDINKELGPEMKSTGEGIYFIDDLTDEYFIKVYSERNLYLSR, from the coding sequence GTGGCACCTTGTATGACCTTAAGTGATACAACCTTTCAGCACATGCGAGATTTAGCCATTAAGATGATGCGAAATATTGGCAATTTTGCAGGTGGTTGTAACGTGCAATTTGCTGTTGAACCCGAAACAGAAGAAATTATTGCCATTGAAATTAACCCCAGAGTTTCCCGGTCTTCGGCACTTGCTTCCAAAGCTACCGGTTATCCGATTGCAAAGATTGCAGCTAAATTGGCTATTGGTTACACCTTAGATGAACTAAAAAACCAAATCACAAAAACTACTTCGGCTTTCTTTGAACCCACATTGGATTATGTAATCGTTAAAATTCCAAGGTGGAATTTTGACAAATTTAAAGGAACCGATACCCGTTTAGGACTTCAGATGAAAAGTGTCGGTGAGGTTATGGCCATTGGACGTAATTTTCAGGAAGCAGTTCAGAAAGCCTGCCAAAGCCTTGAAATTAAACGAAATGGTTTAGGCGCCGATGGAAAGGATCTTACCGATCAGAATAAACTACTGGATAGTTTAAAAAATGCCAGTTGGAATAGGATTTGGCATATCAGGGATGCCATGTTTTTAGGAATTCCATTTAAAACAATACAAAACCTGACAAAAATTGACCCTTGGTTTCTGAGTCAAATTGAAGATTTGGTAAAAACTGAAAAAGAAATAGAGCGCTACCATTTGGGAAATATCCCAAAGGAATTGCTTTTAGAAGCCAAAAAGAAAGGTTTTGCTGACCGACAAATTGCTCATTTACTTCGTTGCCTGGAAAGCGAAGTTTTTAACAAACGTCAGGAATTAGGCATAAAACGGGTTTATAAATTAGTAGACACCTGTGCTGCTGAATTTGAAGCACAAACCCCATACTACTATTCAACCTTCGATTCAGAAAACGAAAGCATTCGATCCGACAAAAAGAAAATAGTGGTTTTAGGTAGTGGACCAAACCGAATTGGACAAGGTATTGAATTTGATTATTCTTGTGTTCACGGGGTATTGGCTGCCAAGGAATGTGGATACGAAACCATTATGATTAATTGCAATCCCGAAACGGTTTCAACCGATTTTGACATTGCAGACAAACTCTATTTTGAACCAATCTTTTGGGAACATATCTTTGACATTATATCCCATGAAAAACCGGAAGGTGTAATTGTACAACTGGGTGGGCAAACAGCGTTAAAATTAGCCGAAAAACTCCATAGGCACGGTATTAAAATAATTGGAACCGACTTTCAATCATTGGATTTGGCCGAAGACCGGGGAAGCTTTTCATCTTTGCTTCGGGACTTAAATATTCCGTATCCGAAGTTTGGTGTAATTAAAAATGCAGAACAGGCCTTAGAATTGGCGAAAGAATTAGGCTATCCTTTGTTGGTTCGTCCTTCGTATGTATTGGGCGGACAAAGCATGAAAATTGTAATTAACGATACCGAACTGGAGCAACATGTTGTTAATATTCTGAGGGACATTCCGGACAATAAAGTATTGCTGGATCATTTTCTTGAAAGGGCTATAGAGGCTGAATCAGATGCAATTTGTGATGGAGAAAATGTTCACATTATTGGTATTATGGAGCATATTGAACCGGCCGGTATACACAGTGGCGATAGTTATGCAGTTCTACCGCCCTTCGACCTGAGTGAAAATGTAATGAACCAAATTGAAACCTACACCAAGAAAATAGCAGTTGCGCTAAAAACTGTAGGATTAATTAATATTCAGTTTGCAATAAAAGATGAAAAGGTTTATGTAATTGAAGCAAATCCAAGGGCAAGCCGAACGGTTCCTTTTATCGCCAAAGCTTACGACGAACCCTATGTTAATTATGCAGCCAAGGTAATGTTGGGGGCTAAAAAGGTTAGTGACATTAACTTTAACCCCAGAAAAAAGGGATATGCGATAAAAATTCCGGTATTTTCATACGAGAAATTTTCCGACATCAATAAAGAACTTGGTCCTGAAATGAAATCGACAGGGGAAGGAATTTACTTCATCGATGATTTAACGGATGAGTATTTTATCAAAGTCTACTCGGAAAGAAACCTGTATTTAAGCAGGTAA